Proteins encoded in a region of the Lysobacterales bacterium genome:
- a CDS encoding glycosyl hydrolase 115 family protein, producing MVTRWRIHRSLICGALLLLMAAVLFASASAEPLASGQPKFLGAAYSAPQREDFAHYWNKLSPENAGKWGEVEAVRDVMDWQALDEAYAYARAHGMPFQFHVLVWGNQQPEWIRELPADEQRAEIEEWFAAVAARYSDIAIVEVVNEPLHDPPCSNDADGGHYCEALGGAGQTGWDWIIESFRLARQHFPRAQLLLNDYSITNTPDNTRRYRGIVDLLQARGLIDAIGVQGHAFSTSCETPLAVHRAALDLLGATGLPLYVTELDIDGPTDEEQLAHYQRVFPLFWEHPAVAGITLWGFRPGLWRHEQRAYLIDERGQERPALRWLRDYVAGDAVAAPEPCPGPASVLDGEITGALAVIDSGRPLPLLIDPQDPEAAQRAATAVRRDLVALAGAEPADDSPHAIIAGTLGHSPRIERMVAAGKLEVADLAGRWEAYSMQVVHQPEEGIERALVIVGADRRGTVFGLYELVRRLGVSPWTYWADVPIPRRAKAWVSPGRLLDAPAVRYRGIFINDEEPALGAWTRATFGGSNHRFYERVFELILRLKGNYLWPAMWGRAFYADDPQNAALADAMGVVIGTSHHEPMMRAHVEWARHGQGPWDYARNGERLRAFWREGVERLQGREAVVTLGMRGDGDEAMSDHTATDLLERIVTDQRKIIADVSGRTPQQTPQVWALYKEVQDYYDAGMRVPDDVTLLFADDNWGNLRRLPPPGSTRAGGYGVYYHFDYVGDPRSYKWLNTQQIERVWEQMRLAWAHGVDRLWIVNVGDIKPMELPISFFLDQAWAPGRTDLQALQDYPAHWAAEQFGPQHAQEIGAILTRYAQYTARRKPELLDADTYSLLHFGELERVLAEWADLVSRTQRIAAELPSSQRAAWYQLVEYPVLAVDNLHRLYAAVARNRLYAAQGRASAKDWADEARRLFARDAELARVYEQEIAEGKWIGMMSQTRIGYTHWQQPDRNVLPSLATVDVREPGTLGVQIEGDPRGWPQPARQAVLPTIDPHTARTRRVEAFNRGAQPLRYTTSSSDPWLRIQPEAGTIEDAVELSIDVDFAQLPPGEHRGRVVVRGDELTQVTIEVPVQVPSGGDNARGFIEGDGHVVIEAAHFDRATAPAGMAWEVIPNLGRTAAGVTLWPPAPHASQPGGEGARLEYAMHLHTGGEVELQVHLSPTLDLHGSGGLRYAVSIGDEPPQIVQMQLEPSPGHPHALAWERAVADNVYIGRSRHQASAGPQVLKLWRVDSGLVFQRIALWRAKEPPSYLGPLESPRR from the coding sequence ATGGTCACCCGATGGAGGATCCACCGATCCCTGATCTGCGGCGCGCTGCTTCTGCTGATGGCGGCTGTGCTGTTCGCAAGCGCCAGTGCGGAGCCACTCGCGAGTGGTCAGCCCAAGTTTCTGGGCGCGGCCTACAGCGCGCCGCAGCGCGAGGACTTCGCCCACTACTGGAACAAGCTGAGCCCCGAGAACGCCGGCAAGTGGGGCGAGGTGGAAGCCGTGCGCGACGTCATGGACTGGCAGGCCCTCGACGAGGCGTATGCCTACGCCCGGGCCCACGGCATGCCCTTCCAGTTCCACGTGCTGGTCTGGGGCAACCAGCAGCCGGAGTGGATCCGCGAGCTTCCCGCCGACGAGCAACGCGCAGAGATCGAGGAATGGTTCGCTGCGGTCGCCGCGCGCTATTCCGATATCGCGATTGTCGAAGTCGTGAACGAACCCCTGCATGACCCGCCCTGCAGCAATGACGCCGATGGCGGCCATTACTGCGAGGCACTGGGCGGCGCTGGGCAGACCGGCTGGGACTGGATCATCGAGAGCTTCCGGCTGGCGCGGCAGCACTTTCCGCGAGCGCAGCTGCTGCTCAACGATTACAGCATCACCAACACGCCCGACAACACCCGACGCTATCGCGGAATCGTCGACCTCTTGCAGGCGCGCGGGCTGATCGATGCGATCGGCGTTCAGGGCCACGCCTTCTCGACCAGTTGCGAAACGCCGCTGGCGGTGCACCGCGCCGCCCTCGATCTGCTGGGCGCCACCGGCCTGCCCCTGTACGTGACCGAACTCGACATCGACGGCCCGACCGACGAGGAGCAGCTGGCCCACTACCAGCGGGTATTTCCGCTGTTCTGGGAGCACCCGGCGGTGGCCGGCATCACGCTGTGGGGCTTTCGGCCCGGCCTGTGGCGGCACGAACAGCGGGCCTACCTGATCGATGAACGCGGGCAGGAACGCCCTGCCCTGCGCTGGCTGCGCGACTATGTCGCCGGTGACGCCGTGGCCGCACCCGAACCCTGCCCAGGCCCGGCCAGCGTGCTCGATGGCGAGATCACCGGCGCCCTGGCGGTGATCGATAGCGGTCGACCGCTACCGCTGCTGATCGACCCGCAAGATCCGGAGGCCGCCCAACGCGCCGCGACTGCGGTCCGCCGGGATCTTGTCGCCCTGGCCGGCGCGGAGCCGGCCGACGACTCGCCCCACGCGATCATCGCCGGCACCCTTGGCCACAGCCCGCGCATCGAGCGGATGGTCGCCGCAGGAAAACTTGAGGTGGCCGACCTTGCCGGGCGCTGGGAAGCGTATTCCATGCAGGTCGTCCACCAACCCGAGGAGGGCATCGAGCGTGCCCTGGTGATTGTGGGCGCGGATCGACGCGGCACCGTGTTCGGGCTGTACGAGCTGGTGCGCAGGCTCGGTGTGTCGCCTTGGACGTACTGGGCCGATGTTCCGATTCCGCGACGTGCGAAGGCCTGGGTGAGCCCCGGCCGCCTGCTCGACGCACCGGCCGTGCGCTATCGCGGCATTTTCATCAACGACGAGGAGCCCGCGCTCGGCGCGTGGACGCGAGCCACCTTCGGCGGCAGCAACCATCGCTTCTACGAGCGCGTGTTCGAGCTGATCCTGCGCCTGAAGGGTAACTACCTGTGGCCGGCGATGTGGGGCCGCGCCTTCTACGCGGACGACCCGCAGAACGCCGCGCTTGCCGACGCCATGGGCGTGGTCATCGGCACCTCGCACCATGAGCCGATGATGCGGGCGCATGTCGAGTGGGCACGCCACGGCCAGGGCCCTTGGGACTACGCGCGCAACGGCGAGCGCCTGCGCGCCTTCTGGCGTGAGGGCGTCGAGCGGCTGCAGGGCCGGGAGGCGGTGGTCACGCTGGGCATGCGCGGCGACGGCGACGAAGCGATGAGCGATCACACCGCTACGGACCTGCTGGAACGCATCGTCACAGACCAGCGGAAAATCATCGCCGACGTGAGCGGCCGCACACCGCAGCAGACGCCGCAGGTGTGGGCGCTGTACAAGGAAGTGCAGGACTACTACGACGCCGGCATGCGGGTACCAGACGACGTCACCCTGCTGTTCGCCGACGACAACTGGGGCAACCTCCGGCGACTGCCGCCGCCAGGGTCGACCCGCGCCGGCGGCTACGGCGTCTACTACCACTTCGACTACGTCGGCGACCCGCGCAGCTACAAGTGGCTCAACACCCAGCAGATCGAGCGCGTCTGGGAGCAGATGCGGCTAGCCTGGGCGCACGGCGTCGATCGCCTGTGGATCGTCAATGTCGGCGACATCAAGCCGATGGAGCTGCCGATCAGCTTCTTTCTGGATCAGGCCTGGGCACCCGGGCGAACGGACCTGCAGGCACTGCAGGACTACCCGGCGCACTGGGCCGCCGAGCAGTTCGGCCCGCAGCACGCACAGGAAATCGGCGCGATCCTCACCCGCTACGCGCAGTACACCGCGCGCCGCAAACCCGAGCTGCTGGATGCCGACACCTACAGCCTGCTCCACTTCGGCGAGCTCGAACGGGTGCTTGCAGAATGGGCGGATCTGGTGAGCCGGACCCAGCGCATCGCAGCGGAGCTGCCGAGCTCGCAGCGGGCTGCCTGGTATCAGCTGGTCGAATACCCCGTGCTGGCCGTCGACAACCTGCATCGGCTGTACGCCGCAGTGGCGCGCAACCGGCTGTATGCCGCGCAGGGCCGCGCTTCGGCCAAGGACTGGGCGGACGAAGCGCGGCGCCTGTTCGCGCGCGACGCCGAGCTGGCGCGGGTCTACGAGCAGGAGATCGCCGAGGGCAAATGGATCGGCATGATGTCGCAGACGCGGATCGGCTATACCCACTGGCAGCAGCCCGATCGCAACGTGCTGCCCTCGCTGGCGACGGTGGATGTGCGCGAGCCGGGAACGCTCGGCGTGCAGATCGAAGGCGATCCGCGTGGCTGGCCGCAGCCGGCGCGCCAGGCCGTGCTACCGACGATCGACCCGCATACCGCGCGCACGCGCCGAGTCGAAGCCTTCAACCGCGGCGCGCAGCCGCTGCGCTACACCACGTCGAGTTCAGACCCGTGGCTGCGGATCCAGCCTGAGGCGGGCACGATTGAGGATGCTGTCGAACTGAGCATCGACGTCGATTTCGCCCAGCTGCCACCCGGTGAGCACCGCGGCCGGGTGGTCGTGCGCGGGGACGAGCTGACCCAGGTGACGATCGAGGTGCCGGTGCAGGTGCCCAGCGGGGGCGACAACGCGCGCGGCTTCATCGAGGGCGACGGCCATGTGGTCATCGAGGCCGCCCACTTCGATCGCGCGACGGCACCTGCCGGAATGGCCTGGGAAGTGATCCCGAACCTCGGTCGCACCGCTGCCGGTGTCACGCTCTGGCCACCGGCCCCACACGCTTCGCAACCCGGCGGCGAGGGCGCGCGGCTTGAGTACGCCATGCACCTGCACACCGGCGGTGAGGTCGAACTGCAGGTGCATCTGTCGCCGACCCTCGACCTGCACGGCAGCGGCGGCTTGCGCTACGCGGTGTCGATCGGCGATGAGCCGCCGCAGATCGTGCAGATGCAGCTCGAACCGAGCCCGGGGCATCCACACGCTCTGGCCTGGGAGCGGGCCGTCGCCGACAACGTCTACATCGGCCGCAGCCGACACCAGGCCAGCGCAGGGCCCCAGGTGCTGAAGCTGTGGCGGGTCGATTCCGGCCTGGTGTTCCAGCGCATCGCGCTGTGGCGCGCGAAAGAACCACCGAGCTACCTCGGCCCACTCGAGAGCCCGCGCCGATGA
- a CDS encoding serine/threonine protein kinase has product MPIRPEDFATGGALLGAAAASLLRERERARLPQPGERIGPFAIVEELGRGGMAVVYRAERADGEYVQTVALKWIGGGSNDEGARALFRRERQALADLNHPHIARLLDGGHSAEGQPWLAMEYIEGQRIDVHARAAGLDLHARLRLFLQVCEAVAYAHARGLLHRDIKPSNVLVDGSGQAKLLDFGIVQLIGEEDALSRHAHTPGYASPEQVRGERLTVAADIYQLGRLLQRLLARSEAEADALTRATTVLHAEALPRDFDSSTLPYELRALIDCACAAESAHRYATVEALMIDLRAYLAQRPLRAVSRSARYRSRKYLQRHRWSALAAALSLAVLLGLAAYSALRVRAERDLAAYQARVATTALQFLTEDLLAAASPEVAQSRELTVREALDRAADSVGARFADAPLEQLTVRSALSALYQRLGRLEESGRELGLAEALVPRLPAARRIEVQAELARQRAWLDLDRGDLDALAGYVAGLGAADLAALDSAALPAALEQRRLQALLAWHQGDYARAEGLQSKLLRLSADRLGEDALSTARIRHEHTDSLRMLGRDAEVVATLRALRASFASALGALHPDTILAQLDLGVALRHAGDFDAALQQLDEGLRSARAVLGAEHAISLRFASEKATVLQELKRYDEAEPLFQQALAGRLALFGEASALTRNAMANLGLLHVLQGQLDKAAPLYERVLALELQQLEADHPDTLSLMHNLGGLYRRQGRFDEALRMHARAIEGATRKLGARAWQTGMFEIGRALTLEAAARPTESDAAFELAIAILSESLGPEHARTLRAAEMHSSARAARP; this is encoded by the coding sequence ATGCCGATCCGACCCGAAGACTTCGCCACCGGCGGCGCCCTGTTGGGTGCCGCAGCGGCTTCGTTGCTGCGCGAGCGCGAGCGCGCGCGGCTGCCGCAGCCGGGCGAGCGCATCGGCCCCTTCGCCATCGTCGAGGAGCTGGGCCGCGGCGGCATGGCGGTGGTCTACCGCGCCGAGCGTGCCGATGGCGAGTACGTGCAGACGGTGGCGCTGAAGTGGATCGGCGGCGGCAGCAACGACGAAGGCGCACGCGCCCTGTTCCGCCGCGAGCGCCAGGCCTTGGCCGATCTCAACCACCCGCATATCGCACGGCTGCTGGACGGCGGCCACAGCGCCGAGGGTCAGCCCTGGCTGGCGATGGAGTACATCGAAGGCCAGCGTATTGACGTCCACGCGCGCGCCGCCGGGCTGGATCTGCACGCGCGGCTGCGGCTGTTCCTGCAGGTCTGCGAAGCGGTGGCCTATGCGCATGCGCGCGGGCTGCTGCATCGGGACATCAAGCCTTCCAACGTGCTGGTCGATGGCAGCGGCCAGGCCAAGCTGCTCGACTTCGGCATCGTCCAGCTGATCGGCGAGGAGGACGCGCTCTCCCGCCATGCCCACACGCCCGGCTACGCCAGCCCCGAACAGGTGCGCGGCGAGCGCCTCACCGTGGCCGCCGACATCTACCAGCTTGGGCGTCTGCTGCAGCGCCTGCTGGCCCGCAGCGAAGCCGAGGCGGACGCCTTGACCCGCGCCACCACCGTGCTGCACGCGGAGGCCTTGCCGCGCGACTTCGACAGCTCGACGCTGCCCTACGAGTTGCGGGCTTTGATCGACTGCGCCTGTGCGGCCGAGTCGGCCCACCGCTACGCCACGGTCGAAGCGCTGATGATCGATCTGCGCGCTTACCTCGCGCAGCGTCCGCTGCGGGCGGTGTCACGCAGTGCCCGCTACCGCTCGCGCAAGTACCTGCAGCGTCACCGCTGGTCGGCGCTGGCCGCTGCGCTGTCGCTCGCCGTGCTGCTGGGCCTCGCCGCCTACTCGGCGCTGCGCGTGCGCGCCGAGCGCGACCTGGCGGCCTACCAGGCACGGGTGGCGACCACGGCGCTGCAGTTCCTCACCGAAGACCTGCTGGCGGCCGCCTCGCCCGAGGTGGCGCAGAGCCGCGAACTCACCGTGCGCGAAGCCCTGGACCGCGCCGCCGACAGCGTGGGCGCACGCTTTGCCGACGCTCCGCTGGAGCAGCTCACGGTGCGCAGCGCGCTGTCCGCGCTCTATCAGCGCTTGGGCCGGCTGGAGGAATCCGGGCGCGAACTCGGCCTTGCCGAAGCGCTGGTTCCGCGCCTGCCCGCGGCGCGTCGGATCGAGGTGCAGGCGGAACTTGCCCGGCAGCGCGCCTGGCTCGACCTGGATCGCGGTGATCTCGATGCGCTGGCCGGCTATGTGGCGGGCCTGGGCGCCGCCGATCTTGCCGCCCTCGACAGTGCAGCGCTGCCCGCGGCGCTTGAGCAGCGCCGGCTGCAGGCGCTGCTGGCCTGGCACCAGGGCGACTACGCCCGCGCCGAGGGCCTGCAGTCCAAACTGCTGCGGCTGAGCGCGGACCGGCTTGGCGAAGACGCTCTGAGCACGGCGCGCATTCGCCACGAGCACACCGACTCATTGCGCATGCTCGGCCGCGACGCCGAAGTGGTGGCGACCCTGCGTGCCCTGCGGGCGAGCTTTGCCAGTGCGCTGGGCGCGCTGCATCCGGACACGATTCTGGCGCAGCTCGATCTGGGCGTAGCGCTGCGCCATGCCGGTGACTTCGACGCTGCCCTGCAGCAGCTCGACGAGGGCCTGCGCAGCGCCCGCGCGGTGCTCGGAGCCGAGCACGCCATCAGCCTGCGGTTCGCCAGCGAGAAGGCGACCGTGCTGCAGGAGCTGAAGCGCTACGACGAGGCCGAGCCGCTGTTCCAGCAAGCGCTGGCCGGTCGCCTCGCGCTGTTCGGTGAAGCCAGTGCGCTGACCCGCAACGCCATGGCCAATCTCGGTCTGCTGCATGTGCTGCAAGGGCAGCTCGACAAGGCCGCGCCGCTGTACGAACGGGTGCTCGCGCTCGAACTGCAGCAGCTGGAGGCGGATCACCCCGACACGCTGAGCCTGATGCACAACCTGGGCGGCCTGTATCGGCGCCAGGGGCGATTCGACGAGGCGCTGCGGATGCATGCGCGCGCGATCGAGGGCGCGACGCGCAAGCTCGGCGCGCGCGCCTGGCAGACCGGCATGTTCGAGATCGGGCGCGCGCTGACGCTGGAGGCTGCGGCGCGGCCGACGGAGTCTGACGCGGCCTTTGAGCTGGCGATCGCCATTCTCAGCGAGAGTCTGGGCCCCGAGCACGCGCGCACCCTGCGCGCGGCCGAGATGCACAGCAGCGCGCGCGCTGCGCGGCCTTGA
- a CDS encoding DUF808 domain-containing protein yields the protein MAGSSLFALIDDIASLLDDVAAMTKLATKKTAGVLGDDLALNAQQVTGVRAERELPVVWAVTKGSVVNKAILVPAALAISAFLPWAIVPLLMLGGAFLCFEGVEKLVHKWLHRAEVEAEHKARVDAVANPDVDLVAFERDKIKGAIRTDFVLSAEIIVIALGTVATASFSRQLGTLVGISLVMTVGVYGLVAGIVKLDDLGLYLTRRASAAKQAIGRGILTAAPWLMKFLSVAGTAAMFLVGGGILVHGIGPLHHWVQATLPTLGGFALPAEMGINAGVGIAAGAVLVALWMGVQKLRGRAAG from the coding sequence ATGGCCGGATCCAGCCTGTTCGCCCTGATCGACGACATCGCCAGCCTGCTCGACGACGTCGCCGCGATGACCAAGCTCGCTACCAAGAAGACCGCCGGCGTACTCGGCGATGACTTGGCGCTCAACGCCCAGCAGGTCACCGGCGTGCGCGCCGAGCGCGAGCTGCCGGTGGTGTGGGCAGTGACCAAGGGCTCGGTGGTGAACAAGGCCATCCTGGTGCCGGCAGCGCTCGCCATCAGCGCCTTCCTGCCCTGGGCGATCGTGCCGCTGCTGATGCTCGGCGGCGCCTTTCTGTGCTTCGAGGGCGTCGAGAAGCTGGTGCACAAGTGGCTGCACCGCGCCGAGGTCGAGGCCGAGCACAAGGCCCGGGTGGACGCGGTGGCAAACCCCGACGTCGATCTGGTGGCCTTCGAACGCGACAAGATCAAGGGCGCGATCCGCACCGACTTCGTGCTCTCGGCCGAGATCATCGTGATCGCGCTCGGCACCGTGGCCACGGCGAGCTTCAGCCGCCAGCTCGGCACCCTGGTTGGCATTTCGCTGGTGATGACGGTCGGCGTCTATGGCCTGGTCGCCGGCATCGTCAAGCTCGACGACCTCGGTCTGTACCTGACCCGGCGCGCGTCGGCGGCCAAGCAGGCGATCGGCCGCGGCATCCTCACGGCGGCGCCCTGGCTGATGAAGTTCCTGTCGGTGGCCGGCACCGCCGCGATGTTCCTGGTCGGCGGCGGCATCCTGGTGCACGGCATCGGCCCCCTGCATCACTGGGTGCAGGCAACCCTGCCCACCCTCGGTGGCTTCGCCCTGCCCGCCGAGATGGGCATCAATGCCGGCGTGGGGATCGCCGCCGGGGCGGTGCTGGTGGCGCTGTGGATGGGCGTGCAGAAACTGCGTGGGCGCGCGGCAGGGTGA
- a CDS encoding VOC family protein, translated as MSTPPQLFQFALLVRDYDEAIAWYTRALGWRLIEDTSLTPEKRWVVIGVPGAMQVLLARAATEAQAAHIGRQGGGRVWLFLRSTDFDADCARLAAAGARFDGAPRSETYGQVVVFEDLYGNRWDLIGPTRGS; from the coding sequence ATGTCCACGCCCCCACAGCTCTTCCAGTTCGCCCTGCTGGTGCGCGACTACGACGAGGCCATCGCCTGGTACACGCGGGCGCTCGGCTGGCGCCTCATCGAAGACACGTCGCTGACGCCCGAGAAGCGCTGGGTGGTGATCGGCGTGCCGGGTGCGATGCAGGTGCTGCTGGCGCGGGCGGCCACCGAGGCGCAGGCGGCGCACATCGGCCGACAGGGCGGCGGGCGGGTCTGGCTGTTCCTGCGCAGTACGGATTTCGACGCCGATTGCGCGCGGCTGGCCGCCGCCGGCGCGCGCTTCGACGGCGCGCCGCGCAGCGAGACCTATGGGCAGGTGGTGGTATTCGAGGATCTGTACGGCAACCGCTGGGATCTGATCGGGCCGACGCGCGGCAGCTAA
- the lexA gene encoding transcriptional repressor LexA: MPLTDRQQAILDFLSARLAQDGSPPSLAEIAEAFGFRQARSAQDHLRALEAKGLIELKPGKARGIRLLMPTPEAGLPLVGRVAAGRPILADAHIERHVAVDPGLFRPRAHFLLRVQGDSMVDAAILDGDLIAVHRTPEARDGQIVVARIEDEITVKRLHQREGRLQLLSENPAYAPIEVDSSSGDSFAIEGLFVGVLRLGTGNMP; encoded by the coding sequence ATGCCGCTCACCGACCGCCAGCAAGCCATCCTCGATTTCCTGAGCGCCCGCCTCGCCCAGGACGGCTCGCCGCCGAGCCTGGCCGAGATCGCCGAGGCCTTCGGCTTCAGGCAGGCGCGTTCGGCCCAGGACCACCTGCGCGCGCTGGAGGCCAAGGGCCTGATCGAGCTGAAGCCCGGCAAGGCGCGCGGTATCCGCCTGCTGATGCCGACGCCCGAGGCCGGGCTGCCGCTAGTCGGGCGGGTGGCGGCGGGGCGGCCGATCCTGGCCGATGCGCACATCGAGCGGCATGTCGCGGTCGACCCCGGCCTGTTCCGCCCGCGCGCGCACTTTCTGCTGCGCGTGCAGGGCGATTCGATGGTCGATGCGGCGATCCTGGATGGCGACCTGATCGCCGTGCACCGCACGCCCGAGGCCCGCGACGGCCAGATCGTGGTGGCGCGTATCGAGGACGAGATCACCGTCAAACGCCTGCACCAGCGCGAGGGCCGCCTGCAGCTGCTGTCGGAGAACCCGGCCTATGCGCCGATCGAGGTCGATTCCAGCTCCGGCGACAGCTTCGCCATCGAGGGCCTGTTCGTCGGCGTGCTGCGGCTGGGCACCGGGAACATGCCGTGA
- the imuA gene encoding translesion DNA synthesis-associated protein ImuA, whose translation MGQLLTDPRLWRAGSARSQRASESTGVAELDAFLPTAGWPQSSLSEVLFAADGQGELSLVLPLLARLSSGRGRLVLVAPPYRPYAPALVQCGIELDALVVVQAPPKQALWAAEQCLRAGCCAAVLCWPDAGRDADERSLRRLQLAAEAGHSLGIAFRPLRAAAQTSPAALRLTLDMEGELRVLKVRGAHPPTRSLRWRQRVPVAAHPPLPSASLRTLPHDAIGPSNASNPALRLGHGIGHRDDSCAPRPGLQSILPLH comes from the coding sequence CTGGGCCAGCTGCTGACCGATCCGCGCCTGTGGCGCGCCGGCAGCGCGCGCAGCCAGCGCGCATCCGAATCCACCGGCGTAGCCGAGCTCGACGCCTTCCTGCCCACCGCCGGCTGGCCGCAGTCCAGCCTGAGCGAAGTGCTGTTCGCCGCCGACGGCCAGGGCGAACTCAGCCTGGTGCTGCCGCTGCTGGCGCGCCTGAGCAGCGGGCGCGGCCGTCTGGTGCTGGTGGCGCCGCCCTACCGGCCCTACGCGCCGGCCTTGGTCCAGTGCGGTATCGAGCTGGATGCCCTGGTGGTGGTGCAAGCGCCGCCGAAGCAGGCCCTGTGGGCGGCCGAGCAGTGTCTGCGCGCCGGCTGCTGCGCGGCCGTGCTGTGCTGGCCGGATGCAGGCCGCGACGCCGACGAGCGCAGCCTGCGCCGGCTGCAGCTGGCGGCCGAAGCCGGGCACAGCCTGGGCATCGCCTTCCGGCCGCTGCGCGCGGCCGCGCAGACCTCGCCGGCGGCGCTGCGTCTGACCCTCGACATGGAAGGCGAACTGCGCGTGCTGAAGGTGCGCGGCGCCCATCCGCCTACGCGCAGCCTGCGCTGGCGGCAGCGCGTGCCGGTGGCTGCGCATCCACCTTTGCCGTCGGCGAGCCTGCGCACGCTGCCGCACGATGCGATCGGGCCGAGCAATGCCTCCAACCCGGCGCTGCGTTTGGGCCATGGCATCGGCCATCGCGATGACTCCTGCGCGCCGCGGCCCGGCCTGCAGTCCATCCTGCCCCTGCACTGA
- a CDS encoding DNA polymerase Y family protein has protein sequence MSSSTPPPLWAAVHLPQLALDAVLRQQSEPEAPLALIEGPAQRRRVLDANRVARSSGVQRGQALAAARARCAELRALEHRPQDAQRLLELLAAWAYRYSSMVCLPQTDTVVLEVGRSFGLFGQWPAFERRLRADLTALGVQHRIAAAPTISGACLLAAHRDGLAVDRPDPLKHALDPLPVEALPLSEREADSLRGMGLRTLRQVFALPRAGLARRFGPELLGQIDCLLGHAPDPQDLYRPPERFAARVEFSYEIEHFTPLLFPLRRLCSDLAEFLTARDGGVQRFVLALEHEGQPASTLEIGLLAPEREAARLFELARGRLERLPLPKAALALRLEANELPPFIPARSDLFDTAPGQTEPWEGLRERLRARLGEEALQQLVLTGDPRPERAQQWVATRKQRDPAQRPVPRPPWLLPEPRPLREAVAAVLAGPERIEAGWWDEADQRRDYYLIETRSGQRAWAFRPAGDAVSLQGWMLQGWFA, from the coding sequence ATGTCGTCCTCCACGCCACCGCCCCTGTGGGCCGCCGTGCATCTGCCGCAGCTGGCGCTGGACGCGGTGCTGCGCCAGCAGTCCGAGCCTGAGGCGCCGCTGGCCCTGATCGAAGGCCCGGCGCAGCGACGCCGCGTGCTCGATGCCAACCGCGTCGCACGCAGCAGCGGCGTGCAGCGCGGTCAAGCACTGGCGGCGGCGCGCGCGCGCTGCGCCGAGCTGCGCGCGCTCGAACACCGCCCGCAGGACGCCCAGCGCCTGCTGGAGCTGCTGGCCGCCTGGGCCTACCGCTACAGCTCGATGGTCTGCCTGCCGCAGACCGATACCGTGGTGCTGGAAGTCGGCCGCAGCTTCGGCCTGTTCGGCCAGTGGCCGGCCTTCGAGCGCCGCCTGCGCGCCGATCTCACCGCACTCGGCGTGCAGCACCGCATCGCCGCAGCACCCACGATCAGCGGCGCCTGCCTGCTGGCCGCGCATCGCGACGGCCTCGCCGTGGACCGGCCCGACCCGCTGAAGCACGCGCTGGATCCACTGCCGGTCGAAGCCCTGCCGCTGTCCGAGCGCGAAGCCGACAGCCTGCGCGGCATGGGCCTGCGCACATTGCGGCAGGTGTTCGCCCTGCCGCGCGCAGGGCTGGCGCGGCGCTTCGGCCCCGAGTTGCTGGGGCAGATCGACTGCCTGCTCGGCCATGCACCCGACCCGCAGGACCTGTACCGCCCGCCCGAACGCTTCGCTGCCCGCGTCGAATTCAGCTACGAGATCGAGCACTTCACGCCGCTGCTGTTCCCGCTGCGCCGGCTGTGCAGCGACCTCGCCGAATTCCTCACCGCCCGCGACGGCGGCGTGCAGCGCTTCGTGCTGGCGTTGGAGCACGAGGGCCAGCCGGCCAGCACGCTGGAGATCGGCCTGCTCGCACCCGAGCGCGAAGCCGCGCGCCTGTTCGAACTCGCCCGCGGCCGGCTGGAGCGCCTGCCCCTGCCCAAGGCCGCACTCGCACTGCGGCTGGAGGCCAACGAGCTGCCGCCCTTCATTCCGGCGCGCAGCGATCTGTTCGACACCGCGCCGGGCCAGACCGAACCCTGGGAAGGCCTGCGCGAACGCCTGCGCGCCCGGCTGGGCGAAGAAGCCCTGCAGCAGCTGGTCCTGACCGGCGACCCGCGGCCCGAGCGCGCCCAGCAGTGGGTGGCCACGCGCAAGCAGCGCGACCCGGCCCAGCGCCCGGTGCCGCGCCCACCCTGGCTGCTGCCCGAACCACGTCCGCTGCGCGAGGCGGTCGCCGCCGTGCTGGCCGGGCCCGAACGCATCGAAGCCGGCTGGTGGGACGAGGCCGACCAACGCCGCGACTACTACCTCATCGAAACCCGCAGCGGCCAACGCGCCTGGGCCTTCCGGCCGGCCGGCGATGCGGTGAGCTTGCAGGGGTGGATGCTGCAGGGGTGGTTTGCTTGA